Proteins encoded by one window of Cystobacter ferrugineus:
- a CDS encoding type VI immunity family protein, translated as MLPEALVEHLTHRITSPRSGETYVVVRPGLSLAMYYGKPLHEMVDAVERVVRTYLQFIPEGAITALCGTNAWGAFSTSRLQRQIKKLHSRSVDYTNIDLGSGPLLASEGPYGWHLNGGNLSSVDIRPNNSNVCIHEFPPEELNRVGVQQMVDWVVSIAEQHPFETGQFGYAFNQLQRTWTSQADEFVGGVAMRFLGFDILDPALAREARGLVPNCSWLNLLGDGVVERLGGEQAIRHALSSAVQVRRISGGLLLRAGELPPIGDVNRRAPDLGPVREVARLTRPLRVTKRVLFYGTEEFRNAWVHRFDE; from the coding sequence ATGCTCCCCGAAGCGCTCGTCGAGCACCTGACCCACCGAATTACATCTCCCCGCTCCGGCGAGACCTATGTCGTGGTCCGCCCAGGTTTGAGCTTGGCCATGTATTACGGCAAACCCCTGCATGAGATGGTGGATGCAGTGGAGCGGGTGGTGCGTACCTATCTCCAATTCATCCCCGAGGGGGCCATCACCGCGCTCTGCGGAACGAACGCTTGGGGCGCGTTCAGCACCAGTCGGCTGCAGCGGCAGATCAAGAAGCTTCACAGCAGGTCCGTCGACTACACGAACATCGATCTGGGCTCTGGCCCGTTGTTGGCGAGTGAGGGCCCCTATGGCTGGCATCTCAATGGTGGGAACTTGTCCAGTGTGGACATACGGCCCAACAACTCGAATGTTTGCATTCACGAGTTTCCTCCCGAGGAACTGAATCGGGTTGGCGTGCAGCAGATGGTGGACTGGGTCGTGAGCATCGCCGAACAACACCCTTTCGAAACGGGACAGTTCGGTTACGCGTTCAACCAACTCCAGCGAACGTGGACGAGCCAGGCGGACGAGTTCGTCGGCGGTGTCGCCATGCGGTTTCTGGGGTTTGATATCCTGGATCCCGCGCTTGCCCGAGAGGCGCGCGGTCTGGTCCCCAATTGTTCCTGGTTGAACCTCCTGGGGGATGGAGTGGTTGAGCGGTTGGGCGGGGAGCAGGCCATTCGCCATGCGCTCTCCTCGGCGGTCCAGGTGCGCCGGATCTCCGGAGGATTGCTCCTTCGGGCGGGCGAACTGCCGCCCATCGGCGACGTCAACCGCCGGGCCCCCGATCTCGGTCCCGTCCGGGAGGTGGCTCGGCTCACCCGGCCTCTACGCGTGACGAAGCGGGTGCTCTTCTACGGAACAGAGGAGTTTCGGAAT
- a CDS encoding DUF4150 domain-containing protein, which yields MSLTININNLTLCHKGSDGISMATLPDVCKTPMPGGPVPIPYPNIAFSRDLKKGTTTIIADGGHMCANYGSEFCKSTGDEPGTVGGVKSGTFTKEATWITYSFDVKFENKGACRLTDKMFHNHGNTVNASGLLQRVLQAKNLLAKMVCDCDKEIKPGKDDTCLSLGNKKHECMEKKKDEHNKNGGQPKLNEERGYNYKTGKPDPHPMRRTDRFKKLAELRSKIKKAKATLGVAKVGRKIVKFGKVTPVSFIVGLAVDELVIGPAMDMAMKNVGKWASEADDLAKGLKDTIFPDGSLQGADGKLEGFFEYKFKCPPGVKSGKGVSTGDAVPNWSPGQEEKVSELLVRMKALSPDSIDPEATAELLTNELC from the coding sequence ATGTCGCTGACCATCAACATCAACAACCTGACGCTCTGCCACAAAGGCAGCGATGGAATCTCCATGGCGACCCTGCCAGACGTGTGCAAGACGCCTATGCCTGGCGGGCCGGTGCCGATCCCCTACCCGAACATCGCCTTCTCCCGGGATTTGAAGAAGGGGACCACGACCATCATCGCGGATGGCGGTCACATGTGCGCCAATTACGGCTCGGAGTTCTGCAAGAGCACGGGGGACGAGCCTGGAACGGTGGGCGGTGTCAAATCGGGGACTTTCACCAAGGAAGCGACATGGATCACCTACTCCTTTGATGTGAAGTTCGAGAACAAAGGGGCCTGCCGGCTCACGGACAAGATGTTCCACAACCACGGGAACACAGTCAATGCGAGCGGTCTGCTTCAACGGGTATTGCAAGCGAAGAACCTGCTGGCGAAGATGGTCTGTGATTGCGACAAGGAGATAAAGCCCGGCAAGGATGACACCTGTCTGTCCCTTGGCAACAAGAAGCACGAGTGCATGGAGAAAAAGAAGGACGAGCACAACAAGAATGGCGGCCAGCCCAAGCTCAATGAGGAGCGCGGGTATAATTACAAGACAGGAAAACCAGACCCACACCCGATGCGCAGAACCGACCGGTTCAAGAAGTTGGCCGAGCTTCGGAGTAAGATCAAGAAGGCGAAGGCCACGTTGGGCGTGGCCAAGGTGGGCAGGAAGATCGTGAAGTTTGGCAAGGTCACCCCAGTGAGCTTCATCGTCGGACTGGCAGTAGATGAACTCGTCATCGGCCCGGCGATGGACATGGCGATGAAGAACGTGGGGAAGTGGGCCTCTGAAGCCGATGACCTCGCCAAGGGCTTGAAGGACACCATCTTTCCGGATGGTTCGCTTCAAGGGGCCGACGGCAAGCTCGAGGGCTTCTTTGAGTATAAATTCAAGTGCCCGCCCGGAGTCAAATCGGGTAAAGGCGTCTCCACCGGGGATGCGGTTCCCAACTGGAGCCCGGGACAAGAGGAGAAGGTGTCCGAGCTCCTCGTCAGAATGAAGGCGTTAAGTCCCGACAGCATCGATCCCGAGGCCACGGCAGAGTTGCTGACCAATGAACTGTGTTGA